The following proteins are co-located in the Echinicola sp. 20G genome:
- a CDS encoding MaoC family dehydratase — MSQLIINSFEEFEEYIGKDLGISEYHTITQEQINKFADATLDHQWIHTNPEKAKADGAFGNTIAHGYLTLSLVPFLWEQIVQVNNLKMLVNYGIESLRFAQPVVVDSEVRLHAKLANITNLRGTVKTEMEIKLEIKDQRKPAFTGKLVFLYHFK, encoded by the coding sequence ATGAGTCAGTTAATTATTAACAGTTTTGAGGAATTCGAAGAATATATCGGTAAAGATTTAGGAATTTCTGAATACCATACCATCACCCAAGAGCAAATCAACAAATTTGCTGATGCTACCTTGGATCACCAATGGATCCACACCAATCCTGAAAAAGCCAAGGCTGATGGCGCCTTTGGCAACACTATCGCCCATGGATACCTTACCCTTTCTCTAGTACCTTTTCTTTGGGAACAAATTGTTCAGGTTAACAACCTGAAAATGCTGGTAAACTATGGCATTGAGTCATTGCGTTTCGCACAGCCTGTAGTAGTGGACAGTGAAGTAAGGCTCCATGCCAAACTGGCCAATATCACCAATTTGAGAGGCACAGTAAAGACAGAAATGGAAATAAAGCTGGAAATCAAAGACCAAAGGAAACCGGCCTTTACAGGTAAATTGGTTTTCTTGTATCATTTCAAGTAA
- a CDS encoding DUF3857 domain-containing protein produces MKLLFKWALLGSLFSLFFYKSEVLAQTDKKLVLFNSRVVKTLDVELTPDFEVLETVKKKVTVLNKDGLEDGLITIFYNDLISIEDFSGVITDKESGKTIEKLKLKDLNDVSLISDYSVFEDSRLKYFELHAGKFPLEIEFEYTTKKRGNMSFPTWRPEGNKKQLVEKAELNLIYPENMEVRYLVKNIDHEAQETKAEGKVQMHWELENLIELSDDKPDEDSIAMVKIAPKDFTMEGYSSNMETWGGFGNWIYQLNQGKDDLSPEAKAKVAELTEGLKSELEKIQILYKYMQDNYRYVSIQLGIGGFMPMYATEVFEAKYGDCKALSMFMNAMLKEAGINANYVLVNAGSDEKDIDVDFPSNQFNHAILQVPMEQDTVWLECTSSTLPAGFLGDFTMDRHVLVITEEGGKLVKTPAYQSDDYNQIKNNSKIELLGQGMARIKQTKEMTGFAAQTYLAVQHHLNEKEVEKHIYYDLDFSGAHIEKFDLNVDNQQIVPKAILNHETFLQQFYQSTSKRLIIKPSYQTIKADDILNFNMHWEENIEIASPEEMELESGEVDLDLVEDYFDYKKHQVLENNLLKIARVVKFHFPEDVNEETITKTLKQIEKLDDQPIFLKK; encoded by the coding sequence ATGAAACTCCTTTTTAAGTGGGCACTCTTGGGGTCCCTATTTTCACTGTTTTTTTATAAAAGTGAAGTACTTGCCCAAACTGATAAAAAGCTGGTGCTTTTTAATTCCAGGGTTGTCAAGACACTTGATGTTGAGTTGACTCCTGATTTCGAAGTACTGGAGACCGTGAAGAAAAAAGTCACTGTGCTTAACAAAGATGGGTTGGAAGATGGGCTGATTACCATTTTTTATAATGATCTGATTTCGATTGAAGATTTTAGTGGAGTGATTACGGATAAGGAATCAGGAAAAACAATCGAAAAACTGAAATTGAAAGACCTGAACGACGTCTCTCTCATTTCTGATTATTCCGTTTTTGAAGATAGCAGGTTAAAATATTTTGAATTACATGCAGGTAAATTTCCCCTAGAGATTGAATTTGAGTATACCACTAAAAAGAGGGGGAACATGTCATTCCCTACTTGGAGGCCTGAAGGAAATAAAAAACAGTTGGTTGAAAAGGCTGAACTTAATTTAATTTATCCTGAAAACATGGAGGTCAGGTATCTGGTAAAGAATATCGACCATGAAGCCCAAGAGACAAAAGCCGAGGGAAAGGTTCAAATGCATTGGGAGCTCGAGAATCTTATCGAACTTTCAGATGATAAACCAGATGAGGATAGTATCGCCATGGTAAAAATTGCTCCAAAGGATTTTACTATGGAAGGCTATTCGTCCAATATGGAGACTTGGGGAGGTTTTGGTAATTGGATCTATCAGCTTAATCAAGGCAAGGATGACTTGTCGCCAGAGGCGAAAGCGAAAGTCGCTGAACTTACAGAAGGGCTTAAGTCGGAGCTGGAAAAGATTCAAATATTGTATAAATACATGCAGGATAATTATCGCTATGTAAGTATCCAGTTGGGGATCGGAGGCTTTATGCCCATGTATGCCACGGAAGTATTTGAGGCCAAGTATGGCGACTGTAAAGCTTTAAGTATGTTTATGAATGCCATGCTTAAAGAGGCTGGAATCAATGCGAATTATGTTTTGGTAAATGCTGGAAGTGATGAAAAGGACATTGATGTGGATTTTCCGTCAAACCAGTTCAACCATGCCATATTGCAAGTTCCGATGGAGCAGGATACGGTTTGGCTGGAGTGCACCTCCAGTACTTTGCCTGCAGGTTTTTTAGGGGATTTTACGATGGACAGACATGTGCTGGTCATTACTGAAGAGGGAGGAAAGCTCGTCAAAACTCCAGCTTATCAGTCTGATGATTATAACCAGATCAAGAATAATTCAAAGATTGAGCTGCTTGGCCAAGGAATGGCCAGGATCAAGCAAACCAAAGAAATGACAGGTTTTGCAGCACAGACCTATTTGGCAGTGCAGCATCATTTAAATGAAAAGGAAGTTGAAAAGCATATCTATTATGATTTGGATTTTAGTGGCGCTCATATTGAGAAATTTGATCTCAATGTAGATAATCAGCAAATCGTACCGAAGGCCATCCTGAATCATGAAACTTTTTTACAGCAGTTTTATCAAAGCACCAGCAAGAGGCTAATTATCAAACCAAGTTACCAGACGATCAAGGCAGATGATATTTTGAATTTTAATATGCATTGGGAGGAGAATATTGAGATTGCGAGCCCTGAGGAAATGGAGCTGGAAAGTGGAGAAGTAGACTTGGACCTTGTTGAGGATTATTTTGATTATAAAAAGCACCAAGTTCTTGAGAATAATTTATTAAAAATTGCTAGAGTCGTAAAGTTTCATTTCCCTGAAGATGTGAATGAAGAGACTATCACTAAGACACTCAAGCAAATAGAAAAGCTAGATGATCAACCGATATTTTTAAAGAAATGA
- a CDS encoding DUF3857 and transglutaminase domain-containing protein, with translation MYHQLRVFSIMAFLTLFSFSSFAQDYEVKLGKYNSEELEMTSCAFEPEAAAIVLGEQGIGFFSNGRLITEVKRRLKIFDSKAKDYADISITYYEGENKVESITGLKAQVMNLENGKEVITKMSKKDFYETDLGNGYKEIRFTFPNVKEGSIIEYEYDHYFDNITFLDGWQFQNDIPTVFSRYKIDIPEYLDYRFLGQGEHFVVANQNRVNNFGENEWTLTNLKSVQSEPYMNNFVDYLDKIEFQLAGYKDYGNLGHYKSILSNWQKLADEIFAFDSFKSYFRNNGTFKDLAEVDIEGETEAEKAAYIYQLIKEKYTLNDEGGFVPDQNIKKLVANKVGSKTELNLLMIAMLRANGIEADPMLISSKGNGRSYLVQFPFVRQFNRLIVKATIDGEVVFADTSHEHVPFGYLPLAYHVEGGFLVKEEGSDLIRMNLEHKSGIRQMVNISLDADSIHFGHTVRYVDYDAVSFLERNDDLDEEKLEKMLDKDEVNVMGLEVKDLESKRRQVESSFMVNMPMNTSAELLLINPIMVKRHKENPFKIDDRNFPVDFNYVFSDNYIANISIPEGYELDDFPEQLAISMPSGLARFVYIPQEDTNNNVLRINVKFDLNTEMVQPSDYQDLKAFMEYMVNKIQEPVVLKKKS, from the coding sequence ATGTACCACCAACTTAGGGTCTTTTCTATAATGGCCTTTTTAACGTTATTTTCCTTTTCCTCTTTTGCCCAAGATTATGAAGTGAAGTTGGGAAAATACAATTCAGAAGAACTAGAGATGACCTCATGTGCTTTTGAGCCTGAAGCTGCTGCCATCGTTTTAGGTGAGCAAGGAATCGGGTTCTTTTCCAATGGCAGATTGATTACGGAGGTAAAGAGAAGACTAAAGATTTTTGACAGCAAGGCCAAAGATTATGCGGATATTTCCATTACCTATTATGAAGGTGAAAATAAGGTGGAAAGCATTACAGGCTTAAAGGCGCAAGTGATGAATCTTGAGAATGGCAAAGAAGTAATTACCAAGATGTCCAAAAAAGATTTCTATGAGACCGACCTAGGAAATGGCTATAAGGAAATCAGGTTTACTTTTCCCAATGTAAAGGAAGGATCAATCATTGAATATGAATATGACCATTACTTTGACAACATTACTTTCTTAGATGGATGGCAGTTTCAGAATGATATCCCGACTGTTTTTTCCCGATATAAAATAGACATCCCAGAATACCTGGATTACCGGTTTTTAGGCCAGGGAGAACATTTTGTAGTAGCCAACCAAAATAGAGTAAATAATTTTGGTGAAAATGAATGGACTTTGACCAACCTAAAATCTGTGCAGTCTGAGCCTTATATGAACAACTTTGTGGACTATCTGGACAAGATAGAATTTCAGTTGGCTGGATATAAGGATTATGGAAACTTGGGGCATTACAAATCAATTCTAAGCAACTGGCAGAAATTGGCAGATGAAATATTTGCATTTGATTCCTTCAAATCCTATTTCCGAAATAATGGAACATTTAAGGACCTTGCTGAAGTAGACATTGAAGGAGAGACAGAGGCCGAGAAAGCAGCATATATTTATCAGCTGATTAAAGAAAAATATACGCTCAACGACGAAGGCGGTTTTGTGCCAGATCAAAACATCAAAAAGTTGGTGGCCAATAAAGTTGGGAGCAAAACAGAGTTGAACCTTCTGATGATTGCCATGTTACGGGCCAATGGAATTGAAGCAGATCCAATGCTTATCAGTAGCAAAGGAAATGGCAGATCCTACTTGGTTCAATTTCCATTTGTGAGGCAGTTCAATAGGCTTATTGTAAAAGCTACTATAGACGGAGAAGTGGTGTTTGCGGATACTTCCCATGAGCATGTTCCGTTCGGTTATTTGCCTCTAGCGTATCATGTCGAAGGCGGTTTCCTGGTGAAAGAAGAGGGAAGTGATTTGATAAGAATGAACTTGGAACATAAGTCAGGAATCAGACAAATGGTCAATATTTCTTTGGATGCGGATTCAATTCATTTTGGCCACACAGTGCGTTATGTGGATTATGACGCAGTGTCATTTCTAGAGAGAAATGATGATTTGGATGAAGAGAAATTGGAAAAGATGTTGGACAAGGATGAGGTCAATGTCATGGGCCTTGAAGTGAAGGACCTGGAAAGCAAAAGAAGACAAGTGGAAAGTAGTTTTATGGTCAATATGCCGATGAACACTTCTGCGGAGCTTTTGCTCATCAACCCCATTATGGTAAAAAGGCATAAGGAAAATCCATTTAAGATTGATGATAGGAATTTTCCAGTGGATTTTAACTATGTATTTTCTGATAATTATATTGCCAATATCAGCATTCCTGAAGGTTACGAATTGGATGATTTTCCAGAACAATTAGCCATATCCATGCCTAGTGGTTTGGCCAGGTTTGTCTATATTCCTCAAGAAGATACCAATAACAATGTGCTTAGAATCAATGTGAAATTTGATTTGAATACAGAGATGGTACAGCCCTCTGACTACCAAGACCTCAAAGCATTTATGGAGTATATGGTCAATAAGATTCAAGAGCCGGTAGTGCTGAAGAAGAAATCCTGA
- a CDS encoding DEAD/DEAH box helicase yields MTLLSINQKAILSGLGFEALNEMQEATVAASSKHSKVKLLAPTGSGKTVAYLMSILPKLEEKEGVQALILAPTRELVLQIESVLKQMKLPVKVNACYGGHLFSIERKNFSVPPTILVGTPGRIKDHLERGTFDAKGISQLVFDEFDKALELGFTGQMRYITSQLFNVKDKILVSATDGIEIPYFLDFDDHYTVEAEGEGKPSILIKKLVTPKGEKLEGLLSLIQNLQAGQNVIVFANHRDACDRIGEFLDQHQIIFALFRGGLEQDERESQLTKFRNGSAQVLIATDIASRGIDIPALDYVVHFQIPSQETTFLHRNGRTARMKASGTSVLIMSETDYLPPYLTHQPETLLLHEGEKNIEPPFATLHINKGKKHKVNKIDLVGFFLQFDFMDKEDLGLIEVKDFFSYVAIKRSKYQQAIDASENQKIKRKSIKVSLAK; encoded by the coding sequence ATGACACTTTTAAGCATAAATCAAAAAGCAATATTATCAGGCCTTGGCTTTGAGGCGCTCAATGAAATGCAGGAAGCCACTGTAGCGGCCTCCAGTAAACATTCCAAGGTCAAGCTTTTAGCTCCTACGGGAAGTGGTAAAACTGTAGCCTATTTGATGAGCATTTTGCCCAAACTCGAAGAAAAGGAAGGTGTTCAAGCGCTGATCTTAGCGCCTACAAGGGAGCTGGTCTTACAGATTGAAAGTGTCTTAAAGCAAATGAAGCTGCCCGTCAAGGTCAATGCCTGCTATGGAGGGCACCTTTTCAGCATAGAAAGAAAAAACTTCTCTGTGCCACCGACCATTTTGGTGGGTACTCCTGGAAGGATCAAAGACCATCTCGAAAGAGGTACCTTTGACGCCAAAGGTATTTCCCAACTTGTTTTTGATGAGTTTGACAAAGCTTTGGAACTGGGTTTCACAGGGCAGATGCGTTATATAACCAGTCAGCTTTTTAATGTAAAAGATAAAATTTTGGTTTCTGCAACAGACGGGATTGAAATACCCTATTTTTTGGATTTCGATGATCATTATACAGTGGAAGCGGAAGGAGAAGGCAAGCCCAGCATACTAATCAAAAAATTGGTTACTCCAAAAGGCGAAAAGCTAGAGGGTTTGCTTTCATTGATTCAAAATCTACAAGCAGGTCAAAATGTGATTGTATTTGCCAACCACAGGGATGCTTGTGACCGAATAGGAGAATTCCTGGACCAACATCAAATCATTTTCGCCCTCTTTAGAGGAGGCTTGGAGCAGGATGAAAGAGAATCCCAACTTACTAAGTTCAGAAACGGCAGTGCCCAGGTCTTGATTGCTACAGACATTGCTTCTAGAGGCATTGATATTCCGGCCTTGGATTATGTGGTTCATTTTCAAATTCCGTCTCAGGAAACTACCTTTTTGCACCGAAATGGACGAACAGCTAGAATGAAAGCTTCAGGAACCAGTGTGCTGATCATGTCAGAAACAGACTACTTACCGCCCTACCTGACACATCAGCCCGAAACGCTTCTTCTCCATGAAGGAGAAAAGAACATCGAACCTCCATTTGCTACCTTGCATATTAACAAAGGTAAAAAGCATAAGGTAAACAAAATCGATTTGGTCGGCTTTTTCCTTCAATTTGACTTTATGGATAAAGAAGATTTGGGCCTGATCGAAGTGAAGGACTTCTTCTCCTATGTGGCCATAAAACGCAGCAAATACCAACAAGCCATTGATGCCTCCGAAAATCAAAAGATCAAAAGGAAATCCATCAAAGTGAGTTTGGCAAAATAA
- a CDS encoding VF530 family DNA-binding protein — protein sequence MEEQPNNPMHGVKLEQIVTVLVKYYGWENLGDMVRINCFINDPSIKSSLKFLRKTPWARDKVEALYLDLLNKKK from the coding sequence ATGGAAGAACAACCCAATAACCCCATGCACGGGGTAAAACTTGAGCAAATTGTTACTGTTTTGGTGAAATACTATGGCTGGGAAAATCTTGGCGACATGGTGCGTATCAATTGTTTTATCAATGACCCAAGCATCAAAAGCAGCCTTAAGTTTCTTAGGAAAACTCCTTGGGCAAGAGATAAGGTAGAAGCACTTTATCTGGATCTTTTGAACAAGAAAAAGTAG
- a CDS encoding adenylate/guanylate cyclase domain-containing protein, protein MPDAKPKLKYVGINREIELERDYDNILEVSIAHKIPHLHECGGNGRCTTCRIRVIDGMHHVSPPDEWERKVARIRNWDPTIRLACQTKLKGDAAIQRLVWTSAEISKLQMETLPADVGEERSLAILFCDMRDFTSIASQHTNFDLAHMLNRFFTILGDPILMNDGIIYQYAGDEIIGLFGTGGGSEEKNCMDALRAGLGMLYAVQRLNKMELKDFSTVFQVGIGIHFGHAFVGNLGHPKHKQFTVLGDPVNVASRIQNQNKDLKTQLLVSKNFLDQLPGDTARIGKHSSVSLKGKDEVFELFEIKGFAHFDTNLEVQATLDLLLKNEDRFAQRFYEKLFIRAPGVQSLFKKNMLEQGRMLTHMLSGIIYSLSRPEHLKMGLHQLGKQHIHYGVKKEYYPILKEVILDAIKEELGDAHNGNVQKAWENAIDLVTAVMKESYDD, encoded by the coding sequence ATGCCTGATGCTAAGCCCAAACTGAAATATGTAGGTATCAACCGTGAGATAGAGCTCGAAAGGGATTATGACAATATCCTGGAAGTTTCTATTGCACATAAGATTCCCCATTTGCACGAATGTGGTGGAAACGGAAGGTGTACGACATGTCGGATTCGGGTGATTGATGGAATGCACCATGTTTCTCCTCCCGATGAATGGGAAAGGAAAGTAGCACGGATTCGGAATTGGGACCCTACCATTAGATTGGCCTGTCAGACCAAATTAAAGGGAGATGCGGCGATTCAGCGATTGGTTTGGACCAGTGCTGAAATCAGTAAGTTGCAGATGGAGACCTTACCGGCTGATGTAGGAGAGGAAAGGTCTTTGGCTATTTTGTTCTGCGACATGAGGGATTTTACCTCCATTGCCTCTCAGCATACCAACTTTGATTTAGCCCATATGCTGAACCGTTTTTTTACCATTTTGGGTGATCCCATATTGATGAACGATGGGATCATTTACCAATATGCGGGAGATGAGATCATTGGCCTTTTTGGTACAGGTGGAGGAAGTGAGGAGAAAAACTGCATGGATGCACTCAGGGCTGGTTTGGGGATGCTCTATGCGGTGCAGCGATTGAACAAGATGGAGTTGAAGGATTTTTCTACCGTCTTTCAAGTGGGAATAGGAATTCATTTCGGTCATGCTTTTGTGGGAAACCTCGGCCACCCCAAGCATAAACAATTTACGGTCCTTGGTGATCCTGTTAACGTGGCCAGCAGGATCCAAAATCAAAATAAAGATTTGAAAACCCAACTGTTGGTTTCCAAAAACTTTTTGGATCAGTTACCGGGTGATACAGCAAGAATAGGGAAGCACTCTAGTGTAAGTTTAAAAGGAAAGGATGAAGTTTTTGAATTGTTTGAGATCAAAGGCTTCGCCCACTTCGATACCAATTTGGAAGTGCAGGCCACCTTGGATTTGTTATTGAAGAATGAGGACCGCTTTGCACAGCGTTTTTACGAAAAACTATTTATTAGAGCTCCGGGCGTCCAAAGCCTTTTTAAGAAAAACATGCTGGAGCAAGGCAGGATGCTTACCCATATGCTCAGCGGGATTATTTATTCCTTGAGCAGGCCAGAGCATTTAAAAATGGGTTTGCATCAGCTAGGGAAACAACATATTCATTATGGAGTCAAAAAAGAGTATTACCCCATTCTCAAAGAGGTGATTTTGGACGCGATCAAAGAAGAGCTGGGTGACGCCCACAATGGTAACGTGCAAAAAGCATGGGAAAATGCAATTGATTTGGTCACAGCGGTAATGAAGGAAAGCTATGATGATTGA
- a CDS encoding heme-binding domain-containing protein — protein sequence MVKKILLALLAIFIIIQFFRPEKNDTNAQPAPLSDTYAISSEVEGILQKACDDCHSNSTVYPWYSNFQPVAWWLDGHIKNGKRHLNFDDFTNSPIARQNHKFEEIVEVIEEGEMPLESYTSMGMHSEANLTETEKSALMNWAKEQMAMLKANYPADSLVMKRRPRPQGSEH from the coding sequence ATGGTAAAAAAAATCTTGTTGGCACTTTTAGCCATATTTATCATCATTCAGTTTTTTAGGCCTGAAAAAAATGATACCAATGCCCAGCCCGCTCCATTAAGTGATACATATGCCATCTCATCTGAAGTGGAAGGCATCCTTCAGAAAGCCTGTGATGACTGTCACTCCAATAGCACCGTCTATCCTTGGTACTCAAATTTCCAACCTGTAGCTTGGTGGCTGGATGGACACATCAAAAATGGCAAACGCCATTTGAATTTTGATGACTTCACCAATTCACCCATCGCCCGACAAAACCATAAATTCGAAGAAATCGTGGAAGTCATCGAGGAAGGTGAAATGCCATTGGAGTCTTACACCTCCATGGGAATGCACAGCGAAGCCAACCTTACGGAAACTGAAAAATCAGCCTTGATGAATTGGGCCAAGGAACAAATGGCCATGTTAAAGGCCAATTACCCAGCAGACAGTTTGGTAATGAAAAGACGACCAAGACCTCAGGGATCAGAACATTAA
- a CDS encoding DNA alkylation repair protein encodes MTLSEVLSQLEALGSERMRLQNAKRGAHDNQYGVKMGDIRALAKKIKSDHPLALQLWATENIDARLVAILIMKPKELSDKELDEMVKSLKFSQVSDWFNSYVIKEHPNKTAFREAWMNDKNPWAARAGWNLTSSLINKGAEGLDLNAILDRLEKEMGSAAPEAQWTMNFSLAHIGIHHPEYRERALEIGEKLGLYRDYPTSKGCTSPFAPIWINEMVSRKK; translated from the coding sequence ATGACCCTTTCTGAAGTACTCAGCCAACTTGAAGCCTTGGGCAGTGAAAGAATGCGGCTCCAAAATGCCAAGCGAGGAGCGCATGATAACCAATACGGTGTCAAAATGGGAGACATCCGTGCTTTGGCCAAGAAAATAAAAAGCGACCACCCACTGGCGCTTCAACTTTGGGCTACTGAAAATATCGATGCCAGATTAGTGGCCATCCTGATCATGAAACCTAAGGAGCTTTCCGACAAGGAATTGGACGAAATGGTCAAATCCCTGAAATTCTCTCAGGTTTCAGATTGGTTCAATTCCTATGTGATCAAAGAACATCCAAATAAAACAGCTTTCAGGGAAGCTTGGATGAACGATAAAAACCCTTGGGCTGCTCGAGCCGGATGGAATCTCACCAGTAGCTTGATCAACAAAGGAGCAGAAGGATTGGACCTTAATGCCATACTTGATCGATTGGAAAAGGAAATGGGCAGTGCTGCCCCTGAAGCGCAATGGACAATGAATTTCAGCTTGGCCCATATTGGGATTCATCATCCTGAATATCGGGAAAGAGCCCTTGAAATAGGAGAAAAGCTGGGACTTTATAGGGATTACCCTACTTCAAAAGGCTGCACCTCACCCTTTGCACCCATCTGGATCAATGAGATGGTCAGCCGTAAAAAATAG